A DNA window from Microcystis aeruginosa NIES-843 contains the following coding sequences:
- a CDS encoding IS607 family transposase: MKLSDYAKKKGISYDTAWRMWNRGQLQGERLPTGTIIIFEDDRSCGENKVAIYARVSSSENKSDLETQAKRLEAYCIAKGYQIVRVVKEVGSGVNDHRKLLLKLLEQTDYNLIVVEHKDRLSRVGFNYLKVLLTQTNRELEVVNLAEERKDDLRQDFVSIITSFCARLYSLRRRNRKTECLIKCLEENDEISSKTSN; this comes from the coding sequence ATGAAACTATCAGATTATGCTAAGAAAAAAGGGATCAGTTATGACACTGCTTGGAGAATGTGGAATCGAGGGCAGTTACAAGGAGAACGTCTTCCTACAGGAACAATTATTATTTTTGAAGATGACCGTTCTTGCGGTGAAAATAAAGTAGCTATTTATGCGCGAGTTTCTAGTTCAGAAAATAAATCTGACTTAGAGACTCAGGCAAAAAGATTGGAAGCTTATTGTATTGCGAAAGGCTATCAAATTGTTCGAGTAGTTAAAGAAGTAGGAAGTGGAGTCAATGATCATCGAAAGCTATTATTAAAACTTCTAGAACAAACTGATTATAATTTGATTGTCGTAGAACATAAAGATCGTTTAAGCAGAGTAGGGTTTAATTATCTGAAAGTTCTTTTAACTCAAACAAATAGAGAGCTAGAGGTCGTTAATCTAGCAGAAGAAAGAAAAGACGATTTAAGGCAAGACTTCGTGAGCATAATTACCTCATTTTGCGCTCGATTATACTCATTAAGACGACGAAATAGAAAGACAGAATGTTTAATTAAATGCCTTGAGGAGAATGATGAAATTAGTTCAAAAACATCTAATTAA
- the pdhA gene encoding pyruvate dehydrogenase (acetyl-transferring) E1 component subunit alpha has product MISERTLPTFNPASIIITKAEGLRLYEDMVLGRMFEDKCAEMYYRGKMFGFVHLYNGQEAISSGIIKALRQGEDYVSSTYRDHVHALSAGVPAQEVMAELFGKATGCSKGRGGSMHMFSAEHKLLGGYAFVAEGIPVATGAAFQSKYRREAMGDASADQVTVCFFGDGASNNGQFFECLNMAALWKLPIIYVVENNKWAIGMAHDRATSQPEIYKKASVFSMVGVEVDGMDVVAVHAAAREAVARARAGEGPTLIEALTYRFRGHSLADPDELRSADEKQFWGERDPITRFAAYLYERDLATREELKEIEQKIQAEIEEAVKFAESSPEPDPSELTRFIFAEDE; this is encoded by the coding sequence ATGATTTCCGAACGTACTTTACCAACCTTTAATCCTGCTTCCATCATTATTACCAAAGCTGAAGGTCTTCGCCTATACGAGGATATGGTTTTGGGGCGGATGTTTGAAGATAAATGTGCCGAAATGTATTATCGGGGCAAAATGTTCGGTTTTGTCCACCTCTACAACGGTCAAGAAGCGATATCTAGCGGTATTATTAAAGCCTTGCGTCAGGGAGAAGATTACGTTTCTAGTACCTATCGCGATCACGTCCACGCCCTCAGTGCCGGAGTTCCCGCTCAAGAGGTAATGGCGGAGTTATTCGGAAAAGCTACCGGCTGTAGTAAAGGACGGGGCGGCTCCATGCATATGTTTTCCGCCGAACATAAGCTTTTAGGGGGTTACGCTTTTGTGGCCGAGGGGATTCCCGTCGCAACCGGGGCGGCTTTTCAAAGTAAGTACCGTCGCGAAGCCATGGGTGATGCCAGTGCCGATCAGGTAACGGTCTGTTTCTTCGGGGATGGGGCGAGTAATAATGGCCAGTTTTTTGAGTGTCTGAATATGGCCGCCCTCTGGAAGTTGCCGATTATCTATGTGGTGGAAAATAATAAGTGGGCGATCGGTATGGCCCACGATCGAGCCACTTCTCAACCGGAAATCTATAAAAAAGCTAGTGTTTTTAGTATGGTCGGTGTGGAAGTGGACGGTATGGATGTGGTCGCCGTTCATGCCGCCGCCAGAGAAGCCGTGGCTCGGGCCCGCGCTGGTGAGGGACCGACTTTAATTGAGGCCTTAACCTATCGTTTCCGGGGTCACTCTCTGGCAGATCCCGACGAGTTACGCAGTGCTGACGAGAAACAATTCTGGGGCGAAAGAGATCCGATTACTCGCTTTGCCGCCTACCTCTACGAGCGAGATCTGGCCACGAGAGAGGAATTAAAAGAAATCGAGCAGAAAATTCAAGCTGAAATCGAGGAAGCGGTTAAATTTGCCGAATCTAGCCCCGAACCCGATCCTAGTGAACTAACTCGCTTTATTTTCGCTGAAGACGAGTAA
- a CDS encoding ISL3-like element ISMae36 family transposase has translation MILDKFLNLKGTCIQGYLHLENIGIVCRIESKNQKATCPRCGLESDKLHQNHRHLVKDLPISGQPVYLQVNRRQFKCDNCQRPFSEELDFVAKKRTYTKRLAANILEQLKEGDILNVSRINDVTEEEIQRMIEDIAEEITEPDLSELKRLGIDEIALVKGQKNYCAVLVNLDTGKLIAILEKRTQEELRETLTGWGKEVLEQIEEVSIDLWLPYKNLVKELMPSAEVVADRFHVMKQINQELDEQRRAEKRAVEAQKNKKQKAEKEAKLEVLKRSKYSLLKNEEDLTEPQKIKLEAIKEKFPNLKKMQELKEEFRKIYETSENPTEGMLSISEWLAKSSSVFTKSCQTIRNWFGEIISYFERRTTNGVVEGINNKLKLIKRRGYGFRNFRNFWVRSMLSWHLVC, from the coding sequence ATGATACTTGACAAATTTTTGAACCTAAAAGGAACCTGTATTCAAGGCTATCTACACCTAGAAAATATCGGTATAGTTTGCCGAATCGAATCGAAAAATCAAAAAGCAACCTGTCCTCGTTGTGGGTTAGAGAGCGATAAACTCCACCAAAATCATCGACATTTAGTCAAAGATTTACCAATCTCAGGTCAACCAGTATACCTACAAGTTAATCGTCGTCAATTTAAGTGCGATAATTGTCAGAGACCCTTTAGCGAAGAGTTAGATTTTGTCGCCAAGAAACGAACCTATACGAAAAGACTAGCCGCAAATATACTCGAACAATTAAAAGAAGGAGATATTTTAAATGTTAGTCGAATAAATGACGTAACGGAAGAAGAGATTCAAAGAATGATAGAGGACATCGCCGAAGAAATTACAGAGCCAGACCTATCGGAATTAAAAAGACTAGGAATTGATGAAATCGCTCTAGTCAAAGGACAAAAAAATTACTGTGCGGTTTTAGTAAATTTAGATACGGGAAAACTAATAGCTATTCTAGAGAAGCGAACACAAGAAGAGTTGAGAGAAACGCTTACGGGCTGGGGAAAAGAGGTGTTAGAGCAAATTGAAGAAGTGAGCATAGACCTTTGGTTGCCTTATAAAAATTTGGTGAAAGAATTGATGCCATCGGCCGAAGTAGTCGCCGATAGATTCCATGTAATGAAACAAATTAATCAAGAGTTAGACGAACAGAGAAGAGCAGAAAAAAGAGCCGTAGAAGCGCAGAAAAATAAAAAACAGAAAGCAGAAAAAGAAGCCAAGCTAGAAGTTTTAAAGCGAAGTAAATATAGCCTGTTAAAAAATGAAGAAGATTTAACGGAACCCCAAAAAATTAAACTAGAAGCTATCAAAGAAAAATTCCCAAATTTGAAAAAGATGCAGGAATTAAAGGAAGAATTTAGAAAGATTTATGAAACCTCAGAGAATCCGACAGAGGGAATGCTATCCATCTCGGAATGGTTGGCAAAATCCTCCAGTGTTTTTACCAAGAGTTGTCAAACAATCCGAAACTGGTTTGGAGAAATAATTAGTTATTTCGAGCGAAGGACAACGAATGGGGTGGTCGAAGGAATCAACAATAAACTTAAACTAATAAAACGGAGAGGCTATGGCTTTAGAAACTTTCGGAATTTTTGGGTTAGAAGTATGTTATCTTGGCATCTTGTATGTTGA
- a CDS encoding hybrid sensor histidine kinase/response regulator has translation MKFRFKLAMLNQLRILIVDDNEVDRIAVRRFLRTSEMAIEITEAADYQEAKEKMSNNLFDCMFIDYLLPDGDGLTLVREIRQQGLKIPLIVLTGHGDEGIAVDMMKAGASDYLSKFRLSASRLNQAMRNALRIYEAEQEVAIAKQEKEQLARQKEDFVSRMTHDLRTPLVSVNHILELFQEGLYGEITPEMSRVIHVIIRSNQNLLEMVNNLLEVYCYENGEKILNFTKLKIIDILEEVCQQLTPLAREKGLELSLNAENAGEIFLTGDRLELRRVFTNLIGNAIKFTQKGDVKIHLIPATEEDTFVTIVVEDTGIGISAEELPRIFERLYSGSPDSSNNGLGLYLSRRIIDAHGGTIAVTSELERGSSFSVRLPV, from the coding sequence ATGAAATTCAGATTTAAATTGGCAATGTTAAACCAGTTAAGAATTCTAATTGTTGATGATAATGAAGTAGATCGGATCGCCGTGCGCCGATTCTTAAGAACATCGGAGATGGCGATAGAAATAACAGAAGCCGCTGACTATCAAGAGGCTAAAGAAAAGATGTCCAATAATCTTTTCGACTGTATGTTTATCGATTATCTTCTACCCGATGGAGATGGTTTGACTTTGGTGCGGGAAATTCGGCAACAGGGACTTAAAATACCCCTAATTGTTTTAACCGGTCACGGAGACGAAGGAATTGCCGTAGATATGATGAAAGCCGGTGCTTCCGATTATCTGAGTAAATTTCGTCTTTCTGCCTCGCGCTTAAATCAAGCGATGCGAAACGCCCTACGCATCTATGAAGCGGAACAAGAAGTGGCGATTGCCAAACAAGAAAAAGAGCAATTGGCTAGACAAAAAGAAGATTTTGTTTCGAGGATGACCCACGATTTGCGAACTCCCTTAGTGTCTGTCAATCACATATTAGAACTATTTCAAGAAGGTTTATACGGTGAGATTACTCCCGAAATGAGTCGAGTCATTCATGTGATTATTCGCAGTAATCAAAATCTCTTGGAAATGGTTAATAATCTTTTGGAAGTTTATTGTTATGAAAACGGCGAAAAGATACTTAATTTTACTAAATTAAAGATTATCGATATTCTCGAAGAAGTCTGTCAGCAGTTAACTCCCCTTGCCCGAGAAAAAGGACTAGAATTAAGCTTAAATGCCGAAAATGCCGGGGAAATTTTCCTAACTGGCGATCGCTTGGAACTGCGGCGCGTTTTTACCAATCTCATCGGCAATGCGATTAAATTTACCCAAAAGGGTGATGTGAAAATTCATCTCATCCCCGCTACAGAGGAAGATACTTTTGTCACCATTGTGGTCGAGGATACTGGTATAGGCATTTCAGCAGAAGAACTACCCCGGATTTTCGAGCGCCTGTACTCCGGTTCCCCAGACAGTTCCAACAATGGGTTAGGACTTTATCTCTCCCGTCGCATTATCGATGCTCATGGGGGAACTATTGCCGTCACCTCAGAATTAGAACGGGGTAGTAGCTTTTCTGTCCGTTTACCTGTCTAG
- a CDS encoding RNA-guided endonuclease InsQ/TnpB family protein yields MLPVGEFFEAVEQVLTLVIKLQVCSEQQQALSDTCTAFASACSWINENVNPRLTNRNSIQAVCYQDVKDRFGLTANHVVRACGRVAANRLTAKLQGKKVKNFAPTSFDCDARTFRFVEKDWAITVSTTGKRLTIPLRASNYHRGKLTWQNPTSAQICLHRDGGWYVHIQLKSEPPKPINADNIIGVDFGRRDIAVTSTDQSWSGDGIKETRDKYSRVRASLQRKASQGTRSTRRRCREILKRLSGRERRYQAHLNHVISKAIVAEAKSTNSIIAIEDLTGIRERTNQQPRNKTERRRSNSWAFYQLRQFLEYKGIKEGVEVIAVNPRYTSQTCHCCLHIGIRSGKSFKCSNKTCGWIGDADANGSKMIRLLGLSVIQPREPNLLACPISLGLQKAPVKLTL; encoded by the coding sequence ATGCTTCCTGTTGGTGAGTTTTTTGAGGCCGTGGAACAAGTCCTGACGCTAGTGATCAAGCTTCAAGTATGTAGCGAACAACAACAAGCGCTGTCCGATACCTGTACGGCTTTTGCGTCGGCTTGTAGCTGGATTAACGAGAACGTCAATCCCCGGCTGACTAACCGGAACTCGATTCAAGCCGTCTGTTATCAGGACGTTAAGGATCGGTTCGGATTGACGGCTAACCACGTTGTCAGAGCTTGCGGTCGGGTGGCGGCTAATCGTTTGACAGCAAAACTTCAAGGGAAGAAGGTCAAGAACTTTGCTCCAACAAGTTTCGACTGTGACGCTCGAACCTTCCGTTTCGTCGAGAAAGATTGGGCGATTACTGTTAGCACCACGGGGAAACGGTTAACCATTCCCCTGAGAGCGAGCAATTACCATCGGGGGAAACTTACCTGGCAAAATCCGACCTCCGCTCAAATCTGCCTACATCGTGACGGCGGTTGGTATGTCCACATCCAACTAAAATCGGAACCGCCGAAACCTATCAACGCGGATAACATTATCGGGGTCGATTTCGGCCGTCGTGACATCGCGGTAACATCAACCGATCAATCGTGGTCGGGGGATGGAATCAAGGAAACGAGGGATAAATACAGTCGCGTTCGAGCTTCTCTGCAAAGGAAAGCGTCTCAAGGCACTAGATCCACCAGGCGTAGGTGTCGGGAGATATTGAAACGGCTATCGGGGCGGGAGAGAAGATACCAAGCGCACTTAAATCATGTAATCAGTAAAGCTATCGTTGCCGAGGCAAAATCAACCAACTCGATTATCGCTATTGAAGACCTAACCGGTATTCGAGAGAGAACCAACCAACAACCACGAAATAAGACCGAGAGAAGACGGTCTAACTCTTGGGCTTTCTATCAACTTCGACAATTTCTCGAATACAAAGGCATTAAAGAAGGAGTTGAGGTTATCGCGGTTAATCCACGATATACCTCTCAAACCTGTCATTGTTGCCTACATATCGGAATTAGAAGCGGAAAATCGTTTAAGTGTAGTAATAAGACTTGTGGTTGGATTGGTGACGCAGACGCGAACGGTAGCAAGATGATTAGACTTTTGGGGCTGAGTGTAATCCAGCCCAGAGAGCCGAATTTATTGGCTTGCCCGATAAGTTTAGGGTTACAGAAAGCTCCCGTTAAGCTGACGCTTTAA
- a CDS encoding DUF2808 domain-containing protein, whose translation MLKVLTKVIKYAKAPALIALSLAVGAGIILPKITLANGNPGLTIFSGVDRKDILDYFLQFGGRPQQMDRYKLYIPPKKLSQGAAAFFISYPDYFNGQFDTNKIEVRTNGKSLPLKEVVWDKDSRIIQIVPQQPIDPTSKVEIVMSNVRNPELGTYYFTCDVIASGNIPVRLYVGTWIVSIEP comes from the coding sequence ATGTTAAAAGTCTTGACAAAAGTAATTAAATATGCTAAAGCACCCGCTTTAATTGCTCTATCTTTAGCTGTGGGTGCGGGGATTATTTTACCAAAAATAACTTTAGCCAATGGCAACCCCGGCCTAACCATTTTTAGTGGAGTCGATCGCAAGGATATCTTAGATTATTTCTTGCAATTTGGCGGTCGTCCCCAGCAAATGGATCGTTATAAACTCTATATCCCCCCGAAAAAACTCTCCCAAGGGGCCGCAGCTTTTTTTATTTCCTATCCCGATTATTTTAACGGCCAGTTTGACACTAATAAAATCGAGGTACGCACCAACGGCAAATCTTTACCTTTAAAGGAAGTGGTTTGGGATAAGGATAGTCGCATTATTCAAATTGTCCCCCAACAACCGATCGATCCGACCAGCAAAGTTGAAATCGTCATGTCTAATGTCAGAAATCCCGAATTAGGCACTTATTACTTTACCTGTGATGTGATTGCCTCTGGCAATATTCCCGTCCGTCTCTACGTTGGGACTTGGATTGTCAGTATCGAACCTTAA
- a CDS encoding IMS domain-containing protein yields the protein MRIPLDYYRILGIPFQVSAEQIDLAHADRGRQLPRQEYSQTAIIARQHLLDEAYQVLSAADRRRDYDAQFFGPNPLLLNPESSAENLDSQGGEAAAASPEYPTPQITIAPADLVGALLILQELGEYELVIRLAETYLDLEPTTRPDMILTLALAYGELSREYWQDKNYEQAASTATKALTWLEQEQMFPQVASEIRHDCDRLRPYRILELLSQEKKPSLARQRGLNLLEEMLAARGGIDGQGDDRSGLGVDNFLRFIQQLRVYLTQAEQEKIWAKEAQRPSAVGNYLLVYALIARGFAQKQPAAIVAACERLQQLQKHQDVSLERSICALLLGQTERASTILEKSQEQEILNYIKEQSGQSADLLPGLCRYGERWLQTEVFCHFSDLVERKASLKEYFAEEEVQNYLEELSGFPDEKVPVEVREKASEPLESEVNVLKTHTPPTHLNPVPGVTPMRESAYSSSHSRPQKPSLARANGERTSTAVPALRATAQEETLTPYTQGNVVVTAAYRQPALNPPRRRPSRPRHQAAGNSGPAALETAKTALVAPKRRRPARRKLRLDRVAILGVGLVGTIAVLALGVKAIVDSQSPLAALQGEQLPISLNTPILEIPSANAEVMEGIPLDKETAKETIQAWLEAKSAAFGSEHQKEQLKEVLTGSALELWQKRAAALQGNNYWRYDHQVDVRSVTNNVKNPNLATVEAIVNEKAMYFHNGKEIVNRSYNESLNLRYDLVRQGDKWLIEKTQVLP from the coding sequence GTGCGCATTCCTCTTGACTACTACAGGATATTGGGAATCCCCTTTCAGGTGAGTGCCGAGCAGATTGATTTGGCCCACGCCGACCGGGGACGGCAATTGCCACGTCAAGAATACAGTCAAACAGCGATCATTGCCCGTCAGCACTTGTTAGATGAAGCTTACCAAGTGTTAAGTGCTGCGGATCGCCGTCGTGATTACGATGCCCAATTTTTCGGACCCAATCCCTTGCTTCTCAACCCAGAAAGCAGTGCCGAAAACCTAGATTCTCAGGGTGGGGAGGCGGCCGCGGCTTCGCCGGAATATCCCACTCCCCAGATTACCATTGCCCCCGCCGATCTGGTGGGAGCTTTGCTCATCCTGCAAGAGTTGGGAGAATACGAGTTAGTGATTCGTTTGGCCGAAACTTATCTAGATTTAGAGCCAACTACTCGCCCAGACATGATCTTAACCTTGGCTTTGGCCTACGGGGAATTAAGTCGGGAATATTGGCAGGATAAAAATTATGAACAGGCGGCCAGCACCGCAACCAAAGCCCTGACTTGGTTGGAACAAGAACAAATGTTCCCGCAAGTGGCCAGCGAGATTCGCCATGATTGCGATCGCCTGCGTCCCTACCGGATACTGGAATTGTTATCCCAAGAAAAAAAACCTAGTCTTGCCCGTCAGCGCGGCTTAAATCTCTTGGAGGAGATGTTGGCCGCTCGCGGCGGCATCGATGGCCAGGGCGACGATCGCTCTGGGTTGGGGGTGGATAATTTTTTACGCTTTATTCAACAGTTACGGGTTTATTTAACTCAGGCCGAACAGGAGAAAATCTGGGCTAAAGAGGCACAACGCCCCTCGGCGGTGGGTAATTATCTGCTGGTCTATGCCTTGATCGCCCGCGGTTTCGCCCAAAAACAACCCGCCGCTATTGTCGCAGCCTGCGAGCGCCTACAGCAATTACAAAAACATCAGGATGTCTCCCTAGAGCGATCGATCTGCGCCCTACTGCTCGGTCAGACGGAACGAGCAAGCACAATTTTAGAAAAAAGTCAAGAGCAAGAAATATTAAATTATATTAAGGAACAATCCGGGCAATCTGCCGATCTTTTACCCGGGTTATGTCGTTACGGTGAGCGTTGGTTACAAACAGAAGTTTTCTGCCATTTTAGTGATTTAGTCGAGCGGAAAGCCTCACTCAAAGAGTATTTTGCCGAGGAAGAAGTACAAAATTATTTAGAAGAATTGTCAGGTTTTCCTGACGAAAAAGTTCCCGTCGAGGTTCGAGAAAAGGCCAGCGAACCCTTAGAATCGGAAGTAAATGTTCTGAAAACCCACACCCCCCCCACCCATTTAAACCCAGTGCCAGGAGTGACACCGATGAGGGAATCTGCTTATTCTTCTTCCCACTCTCGTCCCCAAAAACCGTCTTTAGCTAGAGCTAACGGTGAGCGGACAAGCACTGCTGTACCTGCCCTGAGAGCCACCGCTCAGGAGGAAACGCTCACCCCCTATACTCAGGGTAATGTGGTGGTGACAGCAGCCTATCGTCAACCGGCACTTAATCCCCCCCGTCGTCGTCCTAGTCGCCCGCGCCACCAAGCAGCAGGCAACTCCGGGCCGGCAGCCCTAGAAACGGCAAAAACTGCCCTAGTCGCACCGAAACGGAGACGACCAGCCCGCAGAAAACTGCGACTCGATCGAGTGGCGATATTAGGGGTAGGATTAGTGGGAACAATCGCGGTTTTGGCCCTGGGGGTAAAGGCAATTGTCGATAGTCAATCTCCTTTGGCAGCCTTGCAAGGGGAACAGTTACCGATTTCTTTAAATACTCCCATACTAGAAATTCCCTCGGCTAATGCGGAAGTGATGGAAGGGATTCCCTTGGACAAGGAAACAGCAAAGGAGACGATTCAAGCTTGGTTAGAAGCAAAATCGGCGGCTTTTGGCAGTGAACACCAAAAAGAGCAATTGAAAGAGGTTTTAACGGGTTCAGCCTTGGAACTTTGGCAAAAACGAGCGGCGGCTTTACAAGGAAATAATTATTGGCGCTACGATCATCAAGTGGATGTGCGCTCGGTTACTAATAATGTGAAAAATCCTAATTTAGCGACGGTGGAAGCGATAGTCAACGAAAAGGCCATGTATTTCCATAATGGCAAGGAAATTGTCAATCGTTCCTATAATGAGTCCTTGAACCTGCGCTATGATTTGGTACGGCAAGGAGATAAATGGTTGATCGAAAAAACCCAAGTCTTACCCTAA
- the aat gene encoding leucyl/phenylalanyl-tRNA--protein transferase, whose protein sequence is MGGVVDTASIIQGYARGYFLMADEGGRLDWYSSKNRALIPLDRRFRYPKSLKRVLNQNRFSVAINRDFAGVCAGCADRSLTWISPELMQIYQQLHQAGWAYSFETWQGDQLAGGILGLAIGGVFIGESMFYKIPDGSKVAMVKLVEHLRERNFCLFDAQMQNPHLARFGAYTIPEQEYHARLESALLKHCHFV, encoded by the coding sequence TTGGGGGGAGTCGTGGATACCGCCTCTATTATACAAGGATACGCACGCGGTTACTTTCTCATGGCCGATGAGGGGGGGCGATTGGATTGGTATTCTAGTAAAAATCGCGCTCTTATCCCTCTTGATCGGCGTTTTAGGTATCCCAAGTCCCTAAAACGAGTTTTGAATCAAAATCGCTTTAGCGTCGCTATTAACCGCGATTTTGCTGGGGTTTGTGCTGGTTGTGCCGATCGCTCGCTGACTTGGATTTCCCCGGAGTTAATGCAAATCTATCAGCAATTACACCAGGCCGGTTGGGCCTACAGTTTCGAGACTTGGCAAGGGGATCAATTAGCGGGAGGGATTTTAGGTTTGGCCATTGGCGGGGTTTTTATCGGGGAATCGATGTTCTATAAAATTCCCGATGGTTCTAAGGTAGCCATGGTCAAGTTAGTTGAACACCTCAGAGAACGGAATTTCTGTCTATTTGATGCCCAAATGCAAAATCCCCATCTGGCTAGATTTGGGGCCTATACTATCCCCGAACAAGAATATCATGCCCGACTGGAAAGCGCTCTGTTGAAGCATTGCCATTTTGTTTAA
- a CDS encoding RNA-guided endonuclease InsQ/TnpB family protein, whose amino-acid sequence MITLTYQYKLKVNRRQEREIIHILDVAKSVYNYALAERKDWLNSRKCLADRCSLVSEYIIPADEPYPNYFVQAKNLTEAKKVYPILKTVNAQVLQQVLKTVDKAFDQIKSKGFGFPRFKKKMRSLVFPALSKNFLGDGCLNFPQLGKIRIRKSREYPSGFEPKQARIIRKASGFYVSVSFQSTELVPDMTVGKTCLGIDAGIESFVATSRGDLIKAPRFLLKVQSKLKLLQRRLKHQVKGSNNWLKLQEKIARLHEKVSNTRRDWHFKLAHYLCDLADNIFVEDINFVSWSRGIVRKQSLDSGIGSFINEILPFVVWKRGKYYLKVDKNGTSQECPNCGAITGKKALSERVHRCDSCGHIEPRDTASAKVIENRGKNAVGLTVLENARGGDLTGILQLNQVDLVKSLRTENPPLHRASG is encoded by the coding sequence GTGATAACGCTTACCTACCAGTACAAACTAAAGGTAAACAGGCGACAGGAACGGGAGATAATCCACATTCTTGATGTTGCCAAAAGCGTTTACAATTACGCGCTGGCGGAGCGAAAAGATTGGTTGAACTCTCGAAAGTGTCTTGCGGATCGTTGTTCGTTAGTTTCCGAGTACATAATTCCTGCGGATGAACCCTATCCTAATTACTTCGTTCAAGCTAAAAATCTAACGGAAGCTAAAAAAGTTTACCCGATATTAAAGACGGTTAACGCTCAAGTTTTACAGCAAGTCTTAAAAACTGTAGATAAAGCTTTTGACCAGATAAAATCGAAAGGCTTCGGCTTTCCTAGATTTAAGAAAAAGATGCGGAGTTTGGTTTTTCCTGCGCTGTCAAAAAACTTTCTAGGGGATGGATGTTTGAATTTTCCACAATTGGGAAAAATTCGGATTAGGAAATCTAGGGAGTACCCGTCTGGGTTTGAGCCTAAACAAGCTCGAATTATCCGCAAAGCGTCGGGATTTTACGTTTCGGTTTCTTTCCAATCTACGGAATTAGTTCCCGATATGACAGTTGGGAAGACCTGTTTAGGAATCGACGCGGGGATTGAAAGTTTTGTCGCTACTTCACGGGGAGATTTAATCAAAGCCCCTCGATTTTTGTTGAAAGTACAGAGTAAGCTTAAATTGCTACAAAGACGCTTGAAACATCAAGTCAAAGGCTCGAACAATTGGTTAAAACTTCAGGAGAAGATAGCAAGATTACATGAAAAAGTGTCTAATACTCGTAGAGATTGGCATTTTAAGTTAGCTCATTACCTTTGCGATCTTGCTGATAATATCTTCGTTGAGGATATTAACTTCGTTTCCTGGTCTAGAGGGATCGTTAGAAAACAATCTCTGGATTCGGGTATCGGTAGTTTTATTAACGAGATACTACCGTTTGTTGTTTGGAAACGGGGAAAATATTATCTTAAAGTCGATAAAAACGGAACTTCGCAAGAGTGTCCGAATTGTGGCGCGATTACCGGTAAAAAAGCCTTATCGGAAAGAGTTCACCGGTGTGATTCTTGCGGCCACATTGAACCGAGAGATACGGCATCAGCGAAGGTAATCGAGAACCGAGGAAAAAACGCGGTCGGACTGACCGTGTTAGAAAACGCTCGCGGAGGCGATTTGACGGGGATCCTCCAGTTAAACCAGGTCGATCTAGTTAAAAGCCTAAGAACCGAGAATCCCCCGCTACACCGCGCGAGCGGTTAG
- a CDS encoding KGG domain-containing protein, translating into MTGKSKRGFASMDQAKQREIASKGGKAAHQKGTAHEFTSEEAREAGRKGGEAVSRDRAHMAAIGREGGKNSHKGSRKNSNSEENYPANESIGENSSDFSNSEANS; encoded by the coding sequence ATGACAGGTAAGAGTAAACGCGGTTTTGCCTCTATGGATCAAGCTAAACAACGGGAAATCGCTAGTAAAGGTGGTAAAGCTGCTCATCAAAAAGGTACAGCCCACGAATTTACCTCCGAAGAGGCTCGCGAAGCGGGACGAAAAGGTGGTGAAGCGGTTAGCCGAGATCGCGCCCACATGGCCGCTATCGGACGGGAAGGGGGCAAAAATTCCCACAAAGGCAGTCGCAAAAACTCAAACTCCGAGGAAAATTACCCGGCCAACGAGTCTATAGGTGAAAACTCCTCAGATTTTAGCAACTCGGAGGCAAATAGTTGA
- the tnpA gene encoding IS200/IS605 family transposase, which yields MLARRQEIFVSTLTKWESVLLDFNGESDYVHRIIDDKPDIALSKLIANLKTVSSRLIRKEFPYLAAKYFDNKPYFWTGGYFVASCGGVTVEQLKKYVENQNSPKVETLPR from the coding sequence ATCTTAGCCCGACGTCAAGAAATCTTTGTATCAACGCTGACGAAATGGGAAAGCGTGTTGCTTGATTTCAACGGTGAATCGGATTACGTTCACCGGATTATCGATGACAAACCTGACATCGCTTTATCCAAATTAATCGCTAACCTTAAAACAGTTAGTAGTCGCTTAATTAGAAAGGAATTTCCGTACTTAGCGGCCAAGTATTTCGACAATAAACCTTATTTTTGGACGGGAGGTTATTTCGTGGCTAGTTGTGGCGGCGTTACTGTCGAACAACTAAAAAAATACGTTGAGAACCAAAACTCCCCAAAAGTGGAAACCCTACCGCGTTAG